A genomic region of Papaver somniferum cultivar HN1 chromosome 7, ASM357369v1, whole genome shotgun sequence contains the following coding sequences:
- the LOC113292639 gene encoding cyclin-U2-1-like: protein MGSSSSPIISPGKLRSDLYSFSTQDDHDPNTPLVISVLASLLERTMSRNERSTKKFINSSPSSPSNDRTHIFYCDRTLDMTIQSFLERIFRYTHIAPSIYVVAYTYIDRFCQIHKEFRITNTNVHRFLITTIMVASKFVEDMNYRNSYFAKVGGITTKEMNKLEVEFLFLMGFKLHVNVKVFESYCCHLEREVSIGGGYQIERSLGFMCGGHMKSIKRENNQRNNLMITTSSNVVHSK, encoded by the exons atgggttCATCTtcaagtccaattatatcaccaGGAAAGCTAAGATCTGATCTTTATTCATTTTCAACTCAAGATGATCATGATCCAAATACACCCTTAGTTATATCTGTTCTTGcttctctcttggaaagaacCATGTCAAGAAATGAAAGAAGTACAAAAAAGTTCATCAACTCATCACCGTCTTCGCCATCGAATGATCGAACGCATATTTTTTATTGCGATCGAACACTAGATATGACAATCCAATCTTTCCTTGAAAGAATTTTTCGTTATACTCATATTGCACCTTCAATCTATGTAGTTGCTTACACCTACATTGATAGGTTTTGCCAAATTCACAAAGAATTCCGGATTACCAACACAAATGTTCATAGATTCCTGATCACCACAATCATGGTTGCTTCAAAATTTGTTGAGGATAT GAATTATAGAAACTCTTACTTTGCAAAAGTTGGTGGAATAACAACAAAAGAAATGAACAAATTAGAAGttgagtttttgtttttgatgggttttaagTTACATGTGAATGTGAAAGTTTTTGAGAGCTATTGTTGTCATTTAGAGAGAGAAGTAAGCATTGGTGGTGGGTATCAAATCGAGAGGAGTTTAGGGTTTATGTGCGGTGGACATATGAAATCAATAAAAAGAGAGAATAATCAGAGAAATAATTTGATGATAACTACTTCATCAAATGTAGTTCATAGTAAATAG